The following are encoded together in the Bradyrhizobium quebecense genome:
- the repB gene encoding plasmid partitioning protein RepB produces MTKKPGGKSIIASFGALSANAAEERDSPPASGHGEPPRPLGRVGAGIIGATQRTLQEMREERDRLQALVAKGGDQKLAPDTIDPSPFIDRLPDDGEADFRAFKTSFSEQGQKVPILVRNHPSNPGRYQVVYGRRRLRAARELGMPIRALVADLSDHELALVQGIENSERQDLSWIERALFAAQMDAQGLRPRDIKAAVKADDAEMTKFRTVVQVVPDDVIRSIGRAPKTGRPRWTLLASLVKSDAAAGDRIRETLATAKVSSSDERFQSALAAASSKVDDGKATDEISLQATNGPVIGKATFGRSGVRIQVQNEQGAAFATFLRQELPELVERFIGQAR; encoded by the coding sequence ATGACTAAGAAGCCGGGAGGCAAGTCGATCATCGCTAGCTTCGGCGCGTTGTCCGCGAACGCGGCCGAAGAACGAGATTCGCCGCCCGCATCCGGACATGGCGAGCCACCACGTCCGCTCGGCAGGGTTGGTGCGGGTATCATCGGCGCGACCCAGCGCACGCTCCAGGAGATGCGCGAGGAGCGCGATCGCCTACAGGCGCTTGTTGCGAAGGGCGGCGACCAAAAGCTGGCGCCGGACACAATTGACCCCTCCCCGTTTATCGACCGTTTGCCCGACGACGGCGAGGCGGATTTCAGAGCTTTCAAGACGTCCTTTAGCGAGCAAGGACAGAAAGTTCCAATCCTTGTCCGTAATCATCCGTCGAATCCCGGTCGCTACCAGGTCGTTTACGGACGCCGGCGTCTGCGGGCGGCCCGCGAGCTTGGGATGCCGATCCGCGCACTGGTGGCCGACCTGAGTGATCACGAATTGGCATTGGTCCAGGGCATTGAGAATTCGGAGCGCCAAGACCTCAGCTGGATTGAGCGCGCGTTATTTGCCGCTCAGATGGATGCGCAAGGGCTCAGGCCGCGGGACATCAAGGCTGCGGTCAAAGCTGATGATGCGGAAATGACGAAGTTTCGAACGGTCGTTCAGGTCGTTCCGGACGACGTGATCCGGTCGATCGGCCGGGCTCCGAAGACGGGTCGACCGCGATGGACCTTGCTGGCGTCGTTGGTCAAGAGCGATGCCGCAGCGGGGGATCGGATAAGAGAAACCTTGGCAACTGCCAAGGTTTCGTCGTCCGACGAACGCTTTCAGAGCGCTCTCGCCGCGGCTTCAAGCAAGGTGGATGATGGGAAGGCAACCGACGAGATCTCACTCCAAGCGACGAACGGTCCGGTGATTGGCAAGGCCACTTTCGGGCGCTCCGGCGTGAGGATTCAGGTGCAAAATGAGCAAGGAGCGGCGTTTGCGACCTTTCTTCGTCAGGAGTTGCCAGAGCTCGTCGAACGGTTCATCGGGCAAGCCCGGTGA
- the repA gene encoding plasmid partitioning protein RepA — MRRQSAIAASPEAPEDKIIRHAALLSGQLQSIREKMYPPEAQKTLRRFMTHEVSKLISLSEATLRALLRTLSSEGKGPLPTRLDNNYRVYTLDQVNELRRLLAEQRPLEALRFLPHRRDGDHLQIIGVVNFKGGSAKTTTAAHLAHYLALNGYRVLAIDLDPQASLSAMFGAQPEVDVGENETIYATLRYGPERRPMADIVRKTYFPGIDLVPGNIEVMEYEHETPRVLATRSAPKDEIFFERLRLAIAEVEDAYDVVVLDTPPSLGFLTLGAIYASTGMIVTVHPAMLDVMSMSQFLLMMEGLIGTIRDAGGRLQQDFLHYLITRHDPNDQAQAQVVSLLRHLFADDVLAPTAVESTAVESAGLAKRTLYELESGNIGRDTFRRAKDSMDAVNDRILDLIKQSWGRS; from the coding sequence ATGCGAAGGCAAAGTGCGATTGCTGCGAGTCCTGAAGCACCCGAAGACAAGATCATACGGCACGCCGCGTTGCTGTCGGGTCAGCTTCAGTCGATTCGCGAGAAAATGTACCCGCCCGAGGCGCAAAAGACCCTCCGGCGGTTCATGACGCATGAAGTCTCGAAGCTGATCTCGCTCTCCGAAGCGACGCTGCGTGCGTTGCTACGCACCCTGTCGTCGGAGGGCAAGGGGCCGCTGCCCACACGCCTCGACAACAATTATCGCGTTTACACGCTCGACCAGGTCAACGAACTCAGGCGTCTGCTTGCGGAGCAGAGACCGTTAGAAGCGCTCCGCTTTCTCCCCCATCGGCGTGATGGCGACCACCTGCAGATTATCGGCGTCGTCAACTTCAAAGGCGGCAGTGCGAAGACGACGACGGCTGCGCACCTCGCCCACTACCTAGCGCTGAATGGCTACCGCGTTCTGGCGATTGATCTCGATCCGCAAGCTTCGCTTTCGGCAATGTTCGGTGCGCAGCCGGAGGTTGACGTCGGCGAGAATGAGACGATTTACGCTACGCTACGCTATGGGCCGGAGCGCCGGCCGATGGCCGATATCGTGCGCAAGACCTACTTCCCCGGCATTGATCTTGTTCCGGGCAATATCGAAGTCATGGAATACGAGCACGAAACACCGCGTGTGCTCGCAACGAGGTCAGCACCAAAGGATGAAATCTTCTTCGAGCGGCTGCGTCTGGCGATCGCGGAGGTGGAAGACGCCTACGACGTCGTCGTGCTTGATACGCCGCCATCCCTAGGCTTCCTCACACTCGGCGCCATCTACGCCTCGACTGGCATGATCGTTACCGTTCATCCAGCCATGCTCGACGTCATGTCGATGAGCCAGTTCCTGTTGATGATGGAAGGCCTCATCGGGACTATTCGCGACGCCGGCGGACGGCTTCAGCAGGACTTTCTGCACTACCTCATCACCCGCCACGATCCGAACGACCAGGCGCAGGCGCAGGTCGTCTCATTGTTGCGGCATCTGTTTGCCGATGATGTCCTAGCGCCAACCGCGGTTGAAAGCACTGCAGTTGAGAGCGCAGGGCTCGCCAAGCGAACGCTGTACGAACTCGAGTCTGGCAATATCGGGCGCGATACGTTCCGGCGCGCCAAAGATTCCATGGACGCTGTGAACGATAGGATTCTCGATCTGATCAAGCAAAGTTGGGGACGGTCATGA
- a CDS encoding acyl-homoserine-lactone synthase, giving the protein MRAIAVPPKTYSNSAVLLDSMHRFRARAFRERMNWEVEVRDGREADQFDNCRPTYILTLSDRSEVTGCARLLPATGPNVLSVPLPELIASGLFKPHAAMIESSRFCVDTSIEAGRGRAGQALHDATWTMFAAIIEWSMANGYSELVTVTDVRIEQILRRAGWPMARIGEPKPIGNTAATAARCPPARRASNVCGRKVTPFRSTRSGMRLEGSPSR; this is encoded by the coding sequence ATGCGGGCAATCGCCGTCCCACCCAAAACATACAGTAACTCGGCCGTCCTGCTCGATTCGATGCATAGATTTCGCGCCCGCGCCTTCCGCGAGCGTATGAACTGGGAGGTCGAGGTTCGGGACGGCCGAGAAGCCGACCAGTTCGACAATTGCCGGCCGACCTACATCCTGACTTTATCCGATCGGAGCGAGGTCACGGGCTGCGCCCGATTGCTGCCGGCGACCGGACCGAACGTGCTGTCGGTGCCCCTTCCTGAACTCATAGCGTCGGGACTGTTCAAGCCCCACGCCGCTATGATCGAGAGCTCGCGCTTCTGCGTCGATACGTCGATCGAGGCGGGGAGGGGCAGGGCAGGGCAGGCGCTCCATGACGCCACCTGGACGATGTTCGCCGCGATCATCGAATGGTCGATGGCGAACGGCTATTCCGAGCTCGTCACCGTGACCGATGTCCGCATCGAACAGATCCTGCGCCGCGCGGGATGGCCCATGGCGCGGATCGGAGAACCCAAGCCGATCGGCAATACGGCGGCGACGGCGGCCCGCTGCCCACCGGCCAGGCGAGCTTCGAACGTGTGCGGCCGGAAGGTTACGCCTTTTCGATCTACCCGCTCCGGCATGCGGCTTGAGGGGAGTCCGTCGCGATGA
- the trbB gene encoding P-type conjugative transfer ATPase TrbB, translating to MTQLRSHPRLIRKLQEALGDQLCVALDDASVVEIMLNPDGRLFIERLGHGMAAAGEMTAAAAEIVIGSVAHALNSEADDEQPIISGELPIGGHRFEGLLPPIVKAPTFTIRRRASRLIPLDDYVKSRVMTERQADIIRNAVASRLNIVISGGTGSGKTTLANAVIAEIAKTAPEDRILILEDTAEIQCPADNIVALHTSDTVDMARLLKSTMRLRPDRIIVGEVRDGAALTLLKAWNTGHPGGVATVHANTAESALRRLEQLTAEASQQPMREVIGEAVDLIVSIERTTSGRVLRDILHVEGFVNDRYQTESYVPKAQADVV from the coding sequence ATGACGCAACTGCGTTCCCATCCGCGCCTGATCCGCAAGCTGCAGGAAGCCCTCGGCGACCAGCTCTGCGTCGCCCTCGATGATGCTTCGGTGGTGGAGATCATGCTCAACCCGGACGGCCGACTGTTCATCGAACGGCTCGGCCACGGCATGGCTGCCGCCGGGGAGATGACCGCGGCCGCCGCGGAGATCGTCATCGGCAGCGTGGCGCATGCGCTCAATTCCGAAGCCGACGACGAGCAGCCGATCATCTCCGGCGAATTGCCGATTGGCGGCCACAGGTTCGAGGGGTTGCTGCCCCCGATCGTCAAGGCGCCGACCTTCACGATCCGCCGGCGCGCCTCGCGGCTGATACCGCTCGACGACTATGTGAAGAGCCGGGTGATGACGGAGCGCCAGGCCGACATCATTCGTAACGCCGTCGCCTCGCGCCTCAACATCGTCATTTCTGGCGGCACCGGCTCCGGCAAGACGACGCTGGCGAACGCCGTCATCGCGGAGATCGCCAAAACCGCACCGGAGGATCGCATCCTGATCCTGGAGGACACCGCCGAGATCCAGTGTCCGGCCGACAACATCGTCGCGCTGCACACCAGCGACACCGTCGACATGGCCCGGCTCCTCAAGAGCACCATGCGGCTCCGGCCCGACCGCATCATCGTCGGCGAGGTTCGCGACGGCGCCGCGCTTACTCTGTTGAAGGCCTGGAACACGGGGCATCCCGGTGGCGTCGCCACGGTCCACGCCAACACCGCCGAGTCGGCCCTGCGCCGACTCGAGCAGCTCACTGCCGAAGCGAGCCAGCAGCCGATGCGTGAAGTGATCGGCGAAGCTGTCGACCTCATCGTCTCGATCGAGCGGACCACGAGCGGCCGCGTCCTGCGCGACATCCTCCACGTCGAGGGCTTCGTCAACGACCGCTACCAGACCGAATCCTATGTCCCAAAGGCGCAAGCCGATGTCGTCTGA
- a CDS encoding TrbC/VirB2 family protein: MSSERLAAHILLGLALGLLIAHPALASSGGSLPWESPLEQIQKSITGPVAGFIALAAVAVAGGMLIFGGELNDFARRLIYIVLVAGILLGATQIVALFGSTGASIGTVATATTAAPVSPGSRAGEAAHG, encoded by the coding sequence ATGTCGTCTGAACGCCTTGCCGCCCACATCCTATTGGGGCTCGCGCTCGGCCTCCTGATCGCTCATCCGGCGCTTGCCTCCTCGGGCGGCAGCCTGCCGTGGGAAAGTCCGCTCGAGCAGATCCAGAAATCCATCACCGGCCCGGTCGCCGGCTTCATCGCGCTCGCGGCCGTGGCGGTCGCCGGCGGCATGCTGATCTTCGGCGGCGAGCTCAACGATTTCGCGCGGCGGCTGATTTACATTGTGCTTGTCGCCGGCATCCTGCTCGGTGCTACGCAGATCGTCGCCCTGTTCGGCTCGACCGGCGCCTCGATCGGCACGGTTGCGACCGCCACAACGGCCGCCCCCGTCTCGCCCGGCAGCCGGGCAGGGGAGGCGGCACATGGCTGA